A region of the Pogoniulus pusillus isolate bPogPus1 chromosome 12, bPogPus1.pri, whole genome shotgun sequence genome:
ATAGTTGATCTGAGTAGTGCTATTCCTATGACAGTAGCTTCTGAAAGCCATGCTGGAATAGGCAGTCATTAGCAACAGTGGGATGTGCAAGTATCTTCACTGGTAAATAGATCTTTTTGCTTAACTTGAGATTTAAAGCATATGGCTAAGGTCTTTCTACAGGAAATGTTCATCCagagtatcttttttttttttccatataatAATATGgtaaatatattaaaaataagTTTTCAAGAGAGCTCATTTTACTTCCCATTCAGCAACTGATAACCTGATCAGCTCAAGTGGTTTAAAGTAATCCAATTGCCAGATAAAATTCCTCAGATTATGCAAGATGTTTTAAACCTCTACACTTTGATGTTTATTGCAagttttctcttgttttcttttagtGCATAGAAAGCATTTTAGGCAAGGCAGATTATAATCACAACAAAGTCAACCAGTGGACTGCTGCTATAGTAGAACAGTCACTGACACATCTGGTAAAGCTTGGGAAAACGTACAAGTACATTGGTAAGTAGAAGCAGTCATATTTTTGCCACATACAATAAGTAGTAGCTGAAATGGTTGGAATGCAATGCCATATTCAGTAGGAAGCTCTGAACTGtaaacaaagcagagcagatgccTGAACCCAGAGCAGATACCTGAACCCTtcccttgtgaagatttttagTAACGCTTAGGGGAAAGCCGTGGCAGTTTTACCTGGGCTAAGTCGTGTTGGCAGCACATAACACAGAAGATGACACGTTACACAGTCTGTTAAGCAActccaaaacaattctatcaaCTTTTTGGCATCAGTTCAGGAAATAATTGCTAATATTAAATCAAATTTCCAATAGGCTTAAGCTTCCTATAAATGCAGACACTTGAAAGACTCTAGTCCTGGACCCCAGGTCGTGTCCCATTGCATACACATGCATATTTTGTAAGGGAAATGGAAATAAGTGGAAGTTTTATCCACTTCTGTTCTTTTGTGGAGTATTTGCACTCTGTTCTATTTTTGAAGTCCAGGATTCAGATTGTCACTGGGTTTATGACCATGGCAAGTAGTCTAGAAATGCCACATATTGCTGGAGTGTGGTTTCAGAGAGCAGTCAGTCACTTCTTTTGGAAGACAACTCCCATCAAATGCAACTTCTGCTGAACCTGTGAGGACAGCACCTGTAGTCCCTTTCTGAGGTGCACATGACACAAGCCATATCTAAGTAGTTTAAAGGATAAGACTCACAATCCTATTATCAAGTATTTTTTTAGAGATGTTGCCTTTATGTGAGTAAAAATAATCTTGAAATTAATACCAAGGTCTTGAGGAAAACACTGGGGGCAAGGAGGTTGTCAAAAAAGGTTTTGACTTAGTTGAATGCCACCTGCCAGCCATTTTAAAACATAATGCAGGCTTGAATTCAGAAGTACTGAATAATTCACCTCCCCTGCTCTAATAATGAATGCCTTGACTGTACCTTGCAGTAACCTGTGCAGTGATGCAGAGAAGTGGAGCCGGTCTTCACACAGCAAGCTCATGCTTCTGGGATACCACAACTGATGGTAAGTTTCCTCACTGAAAAATATGTGGTGAAAGAAATGCTACTGCTCAGCCACAATAGTTAGGTTGAACATTTTCAAAAGTGACTGtggaagcagcagcttccaAGATTAGACACTTGTTTACAATCCCAACAGAAATACTCTGTTAGCAGTCCCTGCCTGTATTAAGAGTGATTGCTTTGTAAATGATATGAAGCAGGAGTGAAAATGCCTTCATTCTGAGGTGAGTCAAAGCATTTAATCCTCGTTGTCCTAACCACAGATCAGTTGAAGAGTGAAACATTGCTCACCACAAGTGTAAGTGGGAAGTCTTAAACGTATCTGCCTATGTGCTCTAAAGGAGCAGTGCTACTTTGGGGGAGAGCAGAACTTGATACAAACTAGAAACAGTTTGAATATCAGTCTGTTTTGTTTGTCTAACCATCAGTCAGATTCCTTTTTCTGCTTCCAAACTAGTTCTAAatgcaggatttttttcccGAGGTTAAATAATCTTTTTAGAAGAGGACACTAAGATTTAACTTTAAAATAAAGATGACATTAGAATGTCAAGCaaggttttaaaaaaaatcataaaatgaTACTGAGTAAACAAGTATAGTTTaatctttgtgttttctttgctAGTGAAGCATTGATACAATAGGAGAGGAAAAACTGCAGAAAGTAATACACTAGAAGGCATTTGATCCCATCCTTTTTCTGATGTCTTGTCTGATACAGTCTTGCCAGTTTCAAAATGAGATCTTTTAAGGATTTTGCAAGTTTTCTGGAAACCATCTTAAGCAGACAAAGCTCATGTCAGGTAGAAAACAATGTGCAAGTTAATGAAAATGTTTTGAAGAGTGTGGTCTATTTATAGGCAAGATAACATAATACTACTCACCTTAAATCACAGCTGAATTATTAAGTTGACACCATTTACACTGTGATAAAGTGAATGTAGCAAAGATGCTGgcattctatttttatattgtAACCATCTCTTCTAGGAACCTGCACAGTGAGATGGGAAAACCGAACAATGAACTGCATTGTCAACGTCTTTGCTGTTGCTATTATCCTGTAGCTGACTGGAAGATAAATATGAGCAACACCgaagcctttaaaaaaaaatcatccaaaCACATGGCTAAATATTTCAAACCATTATTTGTTTTCATTGGAGGAGCATACAGAAGTTATATACAGAGAGCATACAGTCTAAGCCAGTTCTCATAGATTAATTATCTGAAAGCtagcaaaaaaaataattatatatatatatatatgtatctatcTAAAGAGAAAGTTTAAGTAATTTAAGTATTAAGAATTATGTTAATGAGGAGATACCACAAAGGTCAATACAATTTATATGAAAGAGGAAGGAGACACATCAAATCAAAGAAACGGGCAAAGGGCAAGAAAAACCTCTCAGGATTATAGTGCATTTGGGAACAGATCTGAATGCAATTCAAAGTGGATATACTTTAAACAATACTGGTGCTTCATGGTTGATTAAACAGAGCTAACTGTCACATTGAATGCTGGTGCTTCTAAAATTGCATGAGCATCACATTTTAGTCAAGCATGAACATTGACAATGAAATTAAATCCAGTTAAGCTTTCCTCTGGAGGCAGAGAATGATTTCACTGGGACAAAGGTGAAACACACCTAGTCCTAGCAGAATTCTAATTTATCTTCAGAATTAAGAACATATTTGTCACCCCAGGGAAATATGCTGAGGATCAGACATCATAGTTCATAAATACAAAAACATTCTGAAGGTACTTCAATTAGATTTTATTCCTTCAGTGCCGAATTTGTGATGAGCACTCTACTAATTTGTCATGCAGCAGCCAGGGGCTAGGGCAGGAAGACTGGGCCCACGTTACTCCAAGTAGTGTTTAGAGAGAGGGCACACACATTTGTAGAGGCTCTTGCTAGCTTTGAAAGTGTTTGTCTTAAAGCAACATCTGTTCTTTTTAGGAGTGTCTCCCATGTCCTGTAAGTCTAGAATTGGATCTTGGTCCTATCAAATAATACAGTTCAGGTTTAAGCACTAAGAATTCCCCTCCTGTAAATACTTAAGCACTAAGAATTCCCCTCCTGTAAGGATTTACTTCACTTTGCTCATCTTATGAGTCAAAACTTGAAATATTCCACGTGGAAGAAAATTATTTGCACACATGAAAGTATCTGCTGAATTGGGGCCTACATTTTTGTTGATTAATGCACAAATTCTATGATGAAGAGATGTATCAATACCAAAAATGCCTAAGTGATGGCTGCCACTAAGTGGCAGCTAAATTAAGTTGCTTTCTCAGATGCTGCTTAAGGATAGATATTATTTTATTCTTTATTACTGCATATCTTTGGAAGAGACTGGTTACTACCTAACAGCTACTGTAAGGCTGGTTTGGATTTTAAGAAATTAGTCTTAAAAGCACTATTAtgcagttttttgtttgttttcttttcagataACTGACTATTGGGACATGTAGCATTTGTCCTGTACGAAGAACAAGCTAAAAACCATTTCATTGCTTAAACTGTATAGACATATAGCTGGTTTCAGACTGCAGAAGGAATGTGTGTACATGTAATTCACAATACCATTCAAAATCTCTTGCTTTGCAGAAAAGTAGAGTTCTGCTTTTACCTAAGTGCAAGTAAAATTAATACTGCATTTGCCTGAGAGGCAAGTGTAGCGTGAAGATGTATATGTTGTACTGCCCTTCAGATGTGTAATAATTTATTGTGATTTGGATTAGGACAGCAATTTCTAGACAAGGTGCCAGCATCCAAGAGCTGAGTTGTGGAACTGACAAGAATGTAGTAGTTTCACTGATATTCGGGATTGTGCAGAGTGAATAAACAAGTAGGGTAGCAACAGGGAAAAGGGTTGGTATGACCAATACAGTTTAAGAAATGAGTGAAAATAGCAGTGGCTGTTACTCCTCTTTGATGGAGATTTGAGTGCCATGGTCAGCAGAAGTATTCCAAATAGGCACTTGTAATCTCATTTGGTATTTTGACTTTACTTGAAAACAAAATGCACTGAATAAGGCTGTCGGTTTAATGAGGGTTGTTGAAGGTTCTGCTGCAGAAGAAACCTAGAAAATGCTGCTTAATTATAAGACTGCTTCATTTTACTTTCTaccaaaaataaataaaagtttTGCCTTAGTTGATTTTTGCCTCTTGATCAATATAAGTAGAAACTGAGAAAAAAATACTCCTTTTACTGTCCTTCATTTGTGTACAAGTTGAGAACTTGGGAAATGTATTGAAGTGATGAGTACATTTTAAAGACAAGACCTCATCAGATACTAGTTCCCACCTCTTGTCTACTCAGACCTCTTACTGCTTATCTTGGTGATACAAGTTTTAATTCTTCAGAAGTATTACTGCAAAACTCTGGGAATTTTCATTCTGTGTCATATCCTAGTTATTTTAACTTCTTTCCCAGAAGAGTTTGCATTAAGGTCTGCttgctatgattctaaggtataTCATTTTCTGGGAAGCTATGAATATATGAACacaaccagaaatagaacaaggggacacagtctcaagttgtaccgggggaagtctaggctggatgttaggaggaagttcttcccagagagagtgattggcattggaatgggctgcccagggaggtggtggaggcaccgtccctggaggtgttcaagaaaagcctggatgaggcacttagtgccatggtctagttgactggctagggctgggtgctaggttggactggatgatcttggaggtctcttccagcctggttgattctatgattctatgattctatatgctcCTATATATGATGGCATGACAAAAAAACTTTCACGTGTACATTTTGTTGATTTAAACAGATGAgcataaaaaggaaaataagggaGCAGAttccttattttcctttcattacCTGTCAGATGTCTGTCAGTAACTTCTTGATTGCCTTCCCATTgtagcagaatcacagaatggtagggtttggaagggacctttgggaATTGTTTAGTCCAAcctctcctgctaaagcaggtttacTTGGAgctgtttgcacaggaatgcat
Encoded here:
- the DYNLT3 gene encoding dynein light chain Tctex-type 3: MDEFHPHNDEMIFNADEAHNIVKECIESILGKADYNHNKVNQWTAAIVEQSLTHLVKLGKTYKYIVTCAVMQRSGAGLHTASSCFWDTTTDGTCTVRWENRTMNCIVNVFAVAIIL